In the Stakelama saccharophila genome, TCTCGTCGAGGGCAAGCAGCCGCTTTCGCTCTACCTCGTCATCCCGCCCTCGGACATCAGCCGCACCAAGCCGCTGGTGCGCCTGGTGCTCAATCAGATCGGCAGGCGGCTAACCGAACGCCTCGATCAACCGACCGTCGCCGAACATCGACACAAGCTACTGATGATGTTGGATGAGTTTCCAGCACTCGGTCGGCTCGACTTCTTCGAGACCAGTCTCGCCTTCATGGCCGGTTACGGCATCCGCGCGTTCCTGATCGCGCAGAGCCTTAACCAGATAGAGAAGGCTTACGGCGAGCACAATTCGATCCTCGACAATTGTCATGTCCGGGTGGCGTTTGCGACCAATGACGAGCGCACGGCAAAACGCATTTCGGATGCGCTCGGCACGGCGACCGAGCAGCGCGCGATGCGTAATTATGCTGGTCACCGCCTCGCGCCGTGGCTCGCGCATGTCATGGTCAGCCGCCAGGAAACCGCGCGCCAGCTTCTGACCCCCGGCGAAATCATGCAGCTCCCGTCCGACGAGCAGCTTGTGCTCGTCGCCGGTCTCGCGCCGATTCGGGCGACCAAGCTGCGCTATTTCGCCGACGGCAATTTTGCCGCGCGCGACACCGCACCACCCGTCCTGGCCAAGGGCCGCTATGGTGACCGTCCGGCTGACCGCCCGAATGTTTGGGCAGACGCAGTCCGCCTCGACGATCGCGATCGACCGGATGCCGAAGACGAGGCCTGCACTCGAGATGGCGGACGCGAGCAGCAGCGTCAGCCTGGGCTGCCCGAACACGCGCCTCGCGCGACAGAACCGCAAGAGCCGACCCTTGTGGCCGCTGAGGACGACGATCCCGCGCAGGACAAGCGCGCCATGGATCAGGCGCGCAGCCTGAGCGCGGTCGCGCGGGGCTACGGGCTCAATCAGTCAAGCGACCACGATCTGGTGCCGGGGATCTGAGCGATGAAAATACGCCAGAACCTCTATATCGATCGAGAACTCGCCGAGGCGCTCCAGGCGCTCGCCGCGGGCGAGGCCGGCAACAAGTCACGGCTCGTCAATGACGCGATTCGTGATTGGCTTGAACGGCGCGGCGCAAAGGAGATTGACGATCTTCTGAAGCGCCGGCTCGACCGACTCGGTCGCGAGATCGGCCATACCCGCCGCGACATCGAAGTGCTGCTCGAAAGCCTGTCGCTGTTCATCCGCTACCAGCTGATGGTGACCGCGCCGCTTCCCGAAGGGGACGCCGCCGCGATCGCGGTCGGCCAGGCACGGTTCGACAAGTTCGTGTCCCAGGTGGCGCGCCAAATCGCCTCGGAGCATCGTACGCTCGGTGAAACATCCGATACCGGAAAAATCTCGTGAGCGGCGACACCTTCGATGCCGGTAGCGATGGCCGCCGCCGAACCATGCTGCGCACCGCGATGGGGCCGACAATCACCGCCGCCCTCACCGATCCGCTTGTCCTCGAAGTCATGGTCAACCCCGATGGAGAGCTGCGCCTCGATCGGCTTGGCGAAGGCCGCATCGGTACCGGCGTGCGCTACGATCCCGCTCAAATCGAACGAATCGTCCGATTGGTCGCCAGCCATGCTCGTACCGAGGTGAATGCTACGGCACCGATCGTATCGGCGGAACTTCCGCCGTTCGGTGACGGCGCCGGCGAGCGGTTCGAAGGCGTGTTGCCGCCGGTCAGTCTCGCGCCCTGCTTTTCGATCCGTAAGCCCGCGACCCGGCTCTATACGCTGATGGACTATGTGACCGATGGGATCATGTCGGCCGAAGTCGCGCGGTTGCTGAGCCTGGCTGTCGTCGATCGGCGTAATATCCTTGTCGCGGGCGGCACCAGTTCGGGCAAGACCACGCTCGCCAATGCGCTGCTTGCCGAAATGGCCCATCTCGACGAGCGCGTGATCCTGATCGAGGATACGCGCGAGCTCCAATCGCCCGCGGCCGATACCGTCGCGCTCAGGACTCGCGCTGGTGCGGTGTCGATGGCCGATCTTGTCCGCTCGACACTGAGGCTGCGGCCCGACCGCATCATCGTCGGCGAAGTGCGGGGCCCCGAAGCGCTCGATATGCTCAAGGCTTGGAATACCGGCCATCCCGGCGGCATCGCGACGGTTCATGCGAACGGCGCCGGTGCAGCGCTTTTCCGGCTCGAGCAGCTCGTCCAGGAAGCCGTGGTCACCGTGCCCCAGCGACTGATCGCTGATGCGATCGATCTGATCGTGTTCATTTCCGGCCGGGGAACCGCGCGCCGGGTCGAGACGCTCGCGCGCGTCGCCGGTCTCGATCCGGACGGCGGCTACGCCGTGCTCGACATCACCCCCCTCACACCCCCCGACAGTCAAGGAGACTGACCATGTACCCAATGCGCCTTCGTCGCCGCGCGGCTTGCTTTATCGCCGCCGCGTTTCTCTCAGCCACGACCTCGACCACCGCCTGGGCGAGCGGTTCGGGCATGCCTTGGGAACAGCCGCTTCAGCAGGTGCTGGAATCGGTGCAGGGGCCGGTCGCGAAGATTGTCGCGGTGATCATCATCATCGTCACCGGATTGACGCTTGCGTTCGGCGAGACGGCGGGTGGATTTCGCCGTCTCATCCAAATCATCTTCGGCCTGTCGATCGCCTTTGCCGCGTCGAGCTTCTTTCTTTCCTTCTTCAGCTTTGGCGGCGGGGCGCTGGTCGCATGACCTCGATTTCGTCCCACCATATCGAGGGTTTCGAAGTGCCCATCCATGGCAGTCTCGGCTCGCCGATCCTGCTCGGCGGTGCGCCGCGCGGGCTTGCGATCGTCAACGGAACGCTTGCCGCCGCTGTCGGTCTTGGCCTCCAGCAATGGATCGCCGGCCTCGCACTATGGGCCGTCGGGCACAGCCTTGCGGTGTTCGCTGCGCGCCACGATCCCGACTTCGCGCCCGTGCTGATCCGCCATCTGCGCCAGAAGGGCTATCTGGCATGTTAGCGCTCCATGAATATCGCCAGCGCGCTGACCGGCTGTCCGACCACTTGCCATGGGCAGCGTTGGTCGCGCCGGGCGTCGTCCTCAACAAGGACGGCAGCTTTCAGCGAAGCTTTACGTTTCGCGGTCCCGATCTCGAAAGCGCGACCGAGGCTGAACTGGTGTCCGCATCCGCGCGCGCCAATAACGTGCTCAAGCGGTTCGGGACGGGCTGGGCGCTGTTCTTCGAAGCAGTCCGCCGTGAAGCACTAGATTATCCGGTCAGCCGCTTCCCCGATCCTGTCTCCTGGCTCGTCGATGCCGAACGTCGCGCCGCCTTCGAAGCCGAGGGTCGGCACTTCGAGAGCCGGTATTTTGGAACCCTGGTCTGGATGCCGCCCGCCGACAGCAGCGATGCCGCCGGACGCGCGCTGGTGGAGCGCGATAGTCGGCAAGAGGGCCGCGACTGGCACGCCAGCCTTGCAAGCTTTGCAGCGAAAACCGATCGTGCGCTCGATTTGCTCGCGGGCTTCATGCCCGATGTTCATCCGCTGGATGACACCGAGACCCTGACCTATCTCCATGCGACCATATCGACGCGCCCGCACGTCGTGCGCGCGCCAGACACGCCGGTTTACCTCGATGCGATCCTCGCCGATACTCCGCTGACCGGGGGTCTCGAGCCGATGCTCGGGACCGCGCATTTGCGCACCCTGACGATCCTCGGCTTTCCAAATACCAGCCGGCCCGGCCTTCTCGACGCGCTCAATGCCACCGATTTCTCCTATCGTTGGATGACGCGCTTCATCGCGCTCGACAAGGCCGATGCGACCAAGATCCTCACCCGCCTTCGTCGTCAGTGGTTCAACAAGCGCAAGTCGATCACTGCGCTCCTGCGTGAAGTGCTCTACAGTCAGCCGGCGCAATTGCTCGACAGCGACGCCGACAACAAGGTGGCTGACGCCGACCTGGCGCTCCAATCGCTTGGCGGCGACCATGTCGCGTTCGGGTATCTGACCACCACTATCACGGTTACCGACACGGACCGCGTCCGGGTCGACGACAAGCTCCGCGCCGTCGAGCGGATCGTCAACGGGCTGGGCTTTACCAGCATGCGCGAGGGCGTGAACGCGGTCGAGGCATGGCTTTCATCCCTGCCTGGCCAAAGTTACGCCAATGTCCGTCAGCCGCTGATTCATACGCTCAATCTCGCTCACCTGATGCCGCTCTCGTCCGTTTGGGCCGGCCCGGTGAAGAACGATCATCTTGACGGTGCGCCGCTACTGTACGCCCAAACCAGCGGCACGACGCCGTTTCGGCTTTCGACCCATGTCGGCGATGTCGGCCATATGCTCGTCGTCGGTCCGACCGGCGCGGGCAAATCCGTACTGCTCGCGATGATCGCGCTGCAATTCCGTCGCTACGCCAATGCCCGGATCATTGTGTTCGACATGGGGTTTTCGGCGCGCGCCGCGGTGCTGGCGATGGGAGGGAGTCACCATTCCCTTGGTCCTCGGCCGGAGCATGGCGATGGCGGAGGGCTCAGCTTCCAGCCGCTGCGCGATATCGATGACGTCGATGAACGCAGCTGGGCGGCGGAGTGGGTCGCGGCCCTGGTGACCCACGAACAGGTCAATCTTACCCCCGATATCAAGGAGCTGATCTGGTCGGCGCTCGGCAACCTTGCGAGCGCGCCACGCGAAGAACGCACCCTTACCGGGCTTAGTCTGTTGCTCCAGTCGAACGCGCTCAGGACCGCGCTTGCGCCCTATACGCTCGATGGGGCTTATGGCGGGCTGCTCGACGCCGACGACGAGCGGCTCGCCTTTGCCGATGTGCAATGCTTCGAGACCGAGGCGCTTATGCTGCGCAAAGGCGTCGTCGCGCCCGTCCTCACCTATCTGTTCCACCGCATCGAAAAGCGCTTCGATGGTCGCCCGACCCTGTTGCTGCTCGACGAAGCCTGGAGTCTGCTCGACGATCCCCTGTTCGCCGCGCGAATTCGTGAATGGCTCAAGACGCTCAGAAAGAAAAACGTCTCGGTTCTGTTCGCGACGCAGAGTCTCGCCGACATTACCCACAGCGCGATCGCACCGGCCATTATCGAAAGCTGTCCGCAGCGCATCTTCCTGCCGAATGATCGTGCGATCGAGCCACAAAGCCGCGCTGCCTATGAACGTTTTGGCCTCAACGAGCGCCAGGTCGAACTGATCAGCCGATCGACGCCCAAGCGGCATTATTATCTGCAATCAGCGCGCGGCAACCGCCTGTTCGAACTCGGTCTCGGCCCCATCGCGCTCGCGCTGTGTGGCGCGGCCGATCCCGCGACGCAGGCGCAGATCGACGCGCTCATCGCCAATGGCGGGCAGGACGGCTTGGCCGCCCGCTTCCTCACCGCCTCCGGTCTGTCCTGGGCGGCAGATCTGCTCGCGGAATTTCCCGACACCTCATCAGCACAGGAGTAAGACAATGTCCTTCGACGCCCGCAAATATTTCGTTTCGTCTGCCCTCACGCTCGGCACTTTGGTGTCGTTCGGCGTCGCGCTCACTCTCCCCGCGACGCCCGCCGCGGCGCAATTTACCGTGTTCGATCCGAGCAACTACAGTCAAAATTTGCTTACGGCGGCACGCACCCTCCAGCAAATCAACAACCAGATCCAGTCGCTGCAAAATGAAGCGTCGATGCTCCTCAATCAGGCGAAGAATCTTCGCCGCGTTGATTTTCCCGAGGTAGAGACGCTCAACCGGACGCTCCAGCAAATCGACCAATTGATGGGCGAGGCAAAGGGCGTTGGATTTCGGGTTGATGGCCTCGACCGGCAATTTCGTCGGCTCTTTCCAAGAGACTTTGATCAGGCGCTGTCGAGCGATGAGCGTGTGATCGCGGCGCGCACCCGGCTCGGCACCGCGATGGACGCCTATCACGAGACGATGACGGTTCAGGCGCAGGTCGTCGAAAACGTCGCCTCGGACGCCGCGACCCTGCGCACGCTTATCGCGCGTAGCCAAGGCGCCGAAGGCGCGCTTCAGGTTCAACAGGCGACCAATCAGCTGCTTGCGCTCACCGCCAAGCAACAGCTTCAGGTCCAGAATATGATGGCGGCACAATATCGCGCTCAAGCGGTCGAGGCGGCGCGACGCGCGCAAGCCGAAAGCGACGCCCGCGCGACCACGAAACGCTTTCTCGGCTCCGGCTCGGCCTACACGCCCCAATAGGCTTGAGTCCGAGAGGTGACGGCGGATTCGCCCTCCGTCCGTCACCGTCGCGGGGCGCGTACGCTCCCCCGCGCGCCCCGCGACCTTCTCTTCTCCACGGCCACCAGGATCATCATCCGTGAACGACCTGAACGTCCTCGACCGCTTCATGAATGCCTTTATCCGCTACATCGACAGCGGATTCGGCCTGCTGGGTCCGGACATCGGCTTTCTGACCACGACGCTGATCGCGATCGACATCACGCTTGCAGGATTGTTCTGGGCGATGGGCGGCGAGCAGGACGTCATCGGCCGGTTCCTGCGCAAGATCCTCTATATCGGCGCTTTCGCCTTCATCCTGAACCGTTTCGCGACGCTGGCCGACATCATTTTCAGGTCGTTCGCGCAAGCGGGGCTGACGGCCGGTGGCGGGACGCTCTCCGCTGACGACCTGCTCAAACCGGGGCGCCTCGCGGCAACCGGCTTTTCAGCGGCGTGGCCGTTGCTCGACCAGGCCGCAAAGTTGATGGGCTTCACCAGCTTTTTCGACAATTTTCTGACGATC is a window encoding:
- a CDS encoding TrbC/VirB2 family protein: MRLRRRAACFIAAAFLSATTSTTAWASGSGMPWEQPLQQVLESVQGPVAKIVAVIIIIVTGLTLAFGETAGGFRRLIQIIFGLSIAFAASSFFLSFFSFGGGALVA
- a CDS encoding ribbon-helix-helix protein, CopG family; the protein is MKIRQNLYIDRELAEALQALAAGEAGNKSRLVNDAIRDWLERRGAKEIDDLLKRRLDRLGREIGHTRRDIEVLLESLSLFIRYQLMVTAPLPEGDAAAIAVGQARFDKFVSQVARQIASEHRTLGETSDTGKIS
- a CDS encoding VirB3 family type IV secretion system protein, with the protein product MTSISSHHIEGFEVPIHGSLGSPILLGGAPRGLAIVNGTLAAAVGLGLQQWIAGLALWAVGHSLAVFAARHDPDFAPVLIRHLRQKGYLAC
- the trbE gene encoding conjugal transfer protein TrbE; translation: MLALHEYRQRADRLSDHLPWAALVAPGVVLNKDGSFQRSFTFRGPDLESATEAELVSASARANNVLKRFGTGWALFFEAVRREALDYPVSRFPDPVSWLVDAERRAAFEAEGRHFESRYFGTLVWMPPADSSDAAGRALVERDSRQEGRDWHASLASFAAKTDRALDLLAGFMPDVHPLDDTETLTYLHATISTRPHVVRAPDTPVYLDAILADTPLTGGLEPMLGTAHLRTLTILGFPNTSRPGLLDALNATDFSYRWMTRFIALDKADATKILTRLRRQWFNKRKSITALLREVLYSQPAQLLDSDADNKVADADLALQSLGGDHVAFGYLTTTITVTDTDRVRVDDKLRAVERIVNGLGFTSMREGVNAVEAWLSSLPGQSYANVRQPLIHTLNLAHLMPLSSVWAGPVKNDHLDGAPLLYAQTSGTTPFRLSTHVGDVGHMLVVGPTGAGKSVLLAMIALQFRRYANARIIVFDMGFSARAAVLAMGGSHHSLGPRPEHGDGGGLSFQPLRDIDDVDERSWAAEWVAALVTHEQVNLTPDIKELIWSALGNLASAPREERTLTGLSLLLQSNALRTALAPYTLDGAYGGLLDADDERLAFADVQCFETEALMLRKGVVAPVLTYLFHRIEKRFDGRPTLLLLDEAWSLLDDPLFAARIREWLKTLRKKNVSVLFATQSLADITHSAIAPAIIESCPQRIFLPNDRAIEPQSRAAYERFGLNERQVELISRSTPKRHYYLQSARGNRLFELGLGPIALALCGAADPATQAQIDALIANGGQDGLAARFLTASGLSWAADLLAEFPDTSSAQE
- the trbB gene encoding P-type conjugative transfer ATPase TrbB is translated as MLRTAMGPTITAALTDPLVLEVMVNPDGELRLDRLGEGRIGTGVRYDPAQIERIVRLVASHARTEVNATAPIVSAELPPFGDGAGERFEGVLPPVSLAPCFSIRKPATRLYTLMDYVTDGIMSAEVARLLSLAVVDRRNILVAGGTSSGKTTLANALLAEMAHLDERVILIEDTRELQSPAADTVALRTRAGAVSMADLVRSTLRLRPDRIIVGEVRGPEALDMLKAWNTGHPGGIATVHANGAGAALFRLEQLVQEAVVTVPQRLIADAIDLIVFISGRGTARRVETLARVAGLDPDGGYAVLDITPLTPPDSQGD
- the trbJ gene encoding P-type conjugative transfer protein TrbJ, which gives rise to MSFDARKYFVSSALTLGTLVSFGVALTLPATPAAAQFTVFDPSNYSQNLLTAARTLQQINNQIQSLQNEASMLLNQAKNLRRVDFPEVETLNRTLQQIDQLMGEAKGVGFRVDGLDRQFRRLFPRDFDQALSSDERVIAARTRLGTAMDAYHETMTVQAQVVENVASDAATLRTLIARSQGAEGALQVQQATNQLLALTAKQQLQVQNMMAAQYRAQAVEAARRAQAESDARATTKRFLGSGSAYTPQ